The proteins below come from a single Streptomyces tubercidicus genomic window:
- a CDS encoding NUDIX hydrolase — protein MNQIAADTYLAAAVVVHHARVLIVRRSYRERFLPGAWGVPCGKLDRGESAESGALRELKEETGLLGTIVAHTGSTSFLSDYQGRRVHNHQENFIVRPLTLDVVLPSADQVYRWARPAELAEAGVDAYNLTVIRQALGGRLDAVGLRAMTARFGHPGPLPFNSPKTLPGNRVQQGRRPAAAESWAADARARRGRR, from the coding sequence ATGAATCAGATTGCAGCCGACACTTATCTGGCCGCGGCGGTGGTGGTGCACCACGCCCGCGTGCTGATCGTGCGCCGTAGCTACCGCGAGCGATTTCTGCCCGGCGCCTGGGGTGTGCCGTGCGGGAAGCTCGATCGTGGGGAGTCCGCCGAGAGCGGTGCTCTACGGGAGTTGAAGGAGGAGACCGGGCTGCTGGGCACCATCGTCGCCCACACCGGCTCGACCAGCTTCCTGAGCGACTACCAGGGCCGCCGCGTCCACAACCATCAGGAGAACTTCATCGTCCGCCCGCTCACGCTGGACGTCGTCCTGCCCAGCGCGGACCAGGTCTACCGCTGGGCGAGGCCCGCCGAGCTGGCCGAGGCCGGGGTGGACGCCTACAACCTCACGGTGATCCGCCAGGCGCTCGGCGGCCGGCTGGACGCCGTCGGCCTCCGCGCCATGACGGCCCGCTTCGGGCATCCGGGGCCGCTGCCGTTCAATAGCCCAAAGACCCTGCCAGGGAATCGAGTTCAGCAAGGTAGACGGCCGGCGGCAGCGGAGTCTTGGGCGGCGGATGCGCGCGCTCGCCGCGGGCGGCGCTGA
- a CDS encoding ABC transporter ATP-binding protein yields the protein MRSDEPQWTAPPKDPGKPVPLRRILALFRPYRARLALVGLLVGASSLVSVASPFLLREILDVAIPGRRTGLLTLLALGMIATAVTTSVFGVLQTLLSTTVGQRVMHDLRTAVYGKLQRMPLAFFTRTRTGEVQSRIANDIGGMQATVTSTATSLVSNLTSVLATVCAMLALDWRLTAVSLLLLPLFVWISRRVGNERKKITTQRQKQMAAMSAMVTESLSVSGILLGRTMGRADSLTRTFAGESERLVDLEVRASMAGRWRMATIGIVMAAMPALIYWAAGLVLQLGGPAFSLGTLVAFVSLQQGLLRPTVSLLSTGVQMQTSLALFQRIFEYLDLPVAITEPAEPVRIPAPRGEVRFENVTFRYDPEAATTLDGIDLTLPAGGSLAIVGPTGSGKSTLSYLVPRLYDVTGGRVTLDGTDVRDLDFDTLARAVGVVSQETYLFHASVADNLRFAKPDATDEDIERAARAAQIHDHIAALPDGYDTLVGERGYRFSGGEKQRLALARTILRDPPVLVLDEATSALDTRTEHAVQQAIDELSAGRTTLTIAHRLSTVRDADQIVVLDAGRIAERGTHDELLAADGRYAALVRRDAHLTPVSDHVMTSQVTRG from the coding sequence ATGCGCAGCGACGAACCCCAGTGGACCGCACCGCCCAAGGACCCGGGAAAACCGGTCCCGTTGCGGCGGATCCTCGCGCTCTTCCGCCCCTACCGCGCCCGGCTCGCCCTCGTCGGCCTGCTCGTCGGCGCCTCCTCGCTGGTCTCGGTCGCCTCGCCCTTTCTCCTCCGCGAGATCCTGGACGTGGCGATACCCGGCCGGCGCACCGGACTGCTGACCCTGCTCGCCCTCGGCATGATCGCCACCGCGGTCACCACCAGCGTCTTCGGCGTCCTGCAGACCCTGCTCTCCACCACCGTCGGCCAGCGCGTCATGCACGATCTGCGCACCGCCGTCTACGGCAAGCTGCAGCGGATGCCGCTGGCCTTCTTCACCCGCACCCGCACCGGCGAGGTCCAGTCCCGGATCGCCAATGACATCGGCGGTATGCAGGCGACGGTCACCTCCACCGCCACCTCCCTGGTCTCCAACCTGACCTCCGTCCTCGCCACCGTCTGCGCCATGCTCGCCCTCGACTGGCGGCTGACCGCCGTCTCACTGCTGCTGCTTCCGCTCTTCGTCTGGATCAGCCGCCGGGTCGGCAACGAACGCAAGAAGATCACCACCCAGCGGCAGAAGCAGATGGCCGCCATGTCCGCGATGGTCACCGAGTCCCTCTCGGTCAGCGGCATCCTCCTCGGCCGCACGATGGGCCGCGCCGACTCCCTCACCCGTACCTTCGCCGGTGAATCCGAGCGGCTGGTCGACCTGGAGGTCCGCGCCAGCATGGCCGGCCGCTGGCGGATGGCCACCATCGGGATCGTGATGGCCGCCATGCCCGCCCTGATCTACTGGGCGGCCGGCCTGGTCCTCCAACTGGGCGGCCCGGCCTTCTCCCTCGGCACCCTCGTCGCCTTCGTCTCGCTCCAGCAGGGCCTGCTGCGCCCCACCGTCTCCCTGCTGTCCACCGGCGTACAGATGCAGACCTCGCTCGCGCTCTTCCAGCGCATCTTCGAGTACCTCGATCTGCCGGTCGCCATCACCGAGCCCGCCGAACCGGTCCGTATCCCGGCCCCGCGCGGTGAAGTCCGCTTCGAGAACGTGACGTTCCGCTACGACCCCGAGGCCGCCACCACCCTCGACGGCATCGATCTGACCCTCCCCGCCGGCGGCAGCCTCGCCATCGTCGGGCCGACCGGCAGCGGCAAGAGCACCCTGAGCTATCTGGTGCCACGCCTCTACGACGTGACCGGAGGCCGGGTCACCCTCGACGGCACGGACGTCCGCGACCTCGACTTCGACACCCTGGCCCGCGCCGTCGGCGTGGTCTCCCAGGAGACCTACCTCTTCCACGCCTCGGTCGCCGACAACCTCCGCTTCGCCAAGCCGGACGCCACCGACGAGGACATCGAACGCGCCGCCCGCGCCGCCCAGATCCACGACCACATCGCGGCCCTCCCCGACGGCTACGACACCCTCGTGGGCGAGCGCGGCTACCGCTTCTCCGGCGGCGAGAAACAGCGCCTCGCGCTCGCCCGCACCATCCTGCGCGACCCGCCCGTCCTCGTCCTGGACGAGGCGACCAGCGCCCTGGACACCCGCACCGAACACGCCGTGCAGCAGGCCATCGACGAGCTGTCCGCCGGCCGCACCACCCTCACCATCGCGCACCGCCTGTCCACGGTCCGCGACGCCGACCAGATCGTCGTGCTGGACGCCGGCCGGATCGCCGAACGCGGCACCCATGACGAACTGCTCGCCGCCGACGGACGCTATGCGGCGCTGGTACGGCGTGACGCACACCTCACCCCGGTCTCCGATCACGTGATGACCTCGCAAGTAACCCGCGGGTAA
- a CDS encoding MarR family winged helix-turn-helix transcriptional regulator, translating into MPSSEPTVSTTNLAEQLVRLTRRMHRAQKHQLAHLDLAFTPAQSRLLRIVAHYGDTPPRMADLAERLEVVPRAVTTLVDALETQGAVRRVPDPANRRVIRIELTDTGHTAMRALRSARRAAAEEILAPLTADQREVLGGLLSTLVDGPGAPH; encoded by the coding sequence ATGCCCTCCTCCGAGCCGACGGTCAGCACCACGAACCTCGCCGAGCAGCTGGTACGGCTGACCCGCCGGATGCACCGCGCCCAGAAGCACCAGCTGGCCCACCTGGACCTCGCGTTCACCCCCGCGCAGTCCCGGCTGCTGCGGATCGTCGCCCACTACGGCGACACCCCGCCGCGGATGGCCGATCTCGCCGAGCGGCTGGAGGTCGTGCCGCGCGCGGTGACCACGCTGGTGGACGCGCTGGAGACCCAGGGCGCGGTGCGCCGGGTACCCGATCCGGCCAACCGGCGGGTGATCCGGATCGAGCTGACCGACACCGGCCATACCGCGATGCGGGCGTTGCGCAGCGCACGGCGGGCCGCGGCGGAGGAGATCCTGGCACCGCTCACCGCCGATCAGCGCGAGGTGCTCGGCGGACTGCTGTCCACCCTGGTCGACGGGCCGGGGGCCCCGCATTGA
- a CDS encoding FAD-binding and (Fe-S)-binding domain-containing protein, translated as MPLLEPDPQTLRPTAPGGPAHDRVAAPRASGTPEPLRGDLIALLGADKVLHKLSDLVRYASDASPYRFVPQAVVMAEDLDDISAVFSYAHGKGRKVVFRAAGTSLNGQAQGEDILIDVRRHWTGIEVLDGGARARIRPGTTVLRANTTLARHGRVLGPDPASAVACTLGGVVANNASGMTAGTTRNSYRTLASVTLVLPSGTIVDTAEADADAELAHAEPALCAGLLALKAEIEADPDLVARIRAKYQIKNTNGYRLDAFLDGATPVEILRGLMVGSEGTLGFLAETVFDTLPLDRCTSSALLFFPTLGAAAAAVPRFNAAGARAVELMDGNTLRASVRVAGVPADWAALPKETTALLVEFRAPDEAGQAAYERAAAQVLTELELVAPVPSVTNAFTRDPGAIGGYWKARKAFVTAVGGSRPPGTTLITEDFAVPPARLAEAGTALLELQSRHGFDAAVAGHAAHGNLHFLLAFDAAEPAEVARYAAFMDEFCRLTVERFDGSLKAEHATGRNIAPFLELEWGERATELMWRIKETVDPHGILAPRVLLDRDPRAHLRGLKTIPRVEARADPCIECGFCEPACPSGDLTTTPRQRIVLRREMLRQPAGSPVTTALLDAYGYDAVDTCAGDSLCQLACPVGIDTGALMKEFRHRRHTSREEWAAAQSARQFKAVEKAARLAVAAADRVGDRLLRSLTGAARKAVRPDLVPEWLPRIPGAAPRTRPVTRRAGAAAVYYPACVNRIFGPPAGFDGPSLPEAVVAVSRRAGRPVWIPPDVAGTCCATIWQSKGYRSGTEVMANRIVEAAWGWTAGGLLPLVVDASSCTLGLAHEVVPYLTPGNRALHQELTVVDSVVWAAEELLPRLETVRTVGSAVLHPTCAMEHLGDGTALRRVAEACAREVVVPDDVGCCAFAGDRGMLHRELTESATAKEAAEVTARHFDAHLSANRMCEVGMDHATAGRGYYSVLQALERATRPA; from the coding sequence ATGCCCCTGCTGGAGCCGGATCCCCAGACCCTGCGGCCCACCGCCCCCGGCGGCCCGGCCCACGACCGGGTGGCCGCCCCGCGCGCGTCCGGCACCCCCGAGCCGCTGCGCGGTGACCTGATCGCGCTGCTCGGCGCGGACAAGGTGCTCCACAAGCTCTCCGACCTGGTCCGCTACGCCTCCGACGCCAGCCCGTACCGCTTCGTCCCGCAGGCCGTGGTGATGGCCGAGGATCTCGACGACATCTCCGCGGTCTTCTCCTACGCGCACGGCAAGGGCCGCAAGGTCGTCTTCCGGGCCGCCGGGACCTCCCTCAACGGCCAGGCGCAGGGCGAGGACATCCTCATCGACGTACGCCGCCACTGGACGGGCATCGAGGTGCTCGACGGCGGGGCCCGCGCCCGCATCCGGCCGGGGACCACCGTGCTGCGCGCCAACACCACGCTGGCCCGCCACGGCCGGGTACTCGGGCCCGATCCGGCCAGCGCCGTCGCCTGCACCCTGGGCGGCGTGGTCGCCAACAACGCCTCCGGGATGACGGCCGGCACCACCCGTAACTCCTACCGGACCCTGGCCTCGGTCACCCTGGTGCTGCCGTCGGGCACCATCGTCGACACCGCGGAAGCGGACGCCGACGCGGAGCTGGCGCACGCCGAACCGGCGCTGTGCGCGGGCCTGCTGGCGCTGAAGGCGGAGATCGAGGCGGATCCGGACCTGGTGGCCAGGATCCGCGCCAAGTACCAGATCAAGAACACCAACGGCTACCGCCTGGACGCCTTCCTCGACGGCGCGACACCGGTGGAGATCCTGCGCGGACTGATGGTCGGCTCCGAAGGGACCCTCGGCTTCCTGGCCGAGACCGTCTTCGACACCCTGCCGCTGGACCGGTGCACCTCCAGTGCGCTGCTGTTCTTCCCGACGCTCGGCGCCGCGGCCGCGGCCGTACCGCGGTTCAACGCGGCGGGCGCGCGGGCCGTCGAGCTGATGGACGGCAACACGTTGCGCGCCTCGGTGCGGGTGGCCGGGGTGCCCGCGGACTGGGCGGCGCTGCCCAAGGAGACGACCGCGCTGCTGGTGGAGTTCCGGGCACCCGACGAGGCCGGCCAGGCGGCGTACGAACGGGCCGCGGCGCAGGTGCTGACGGAACTGGAGCTGGTCGCGCCGGTCCCGTCCGTCACCAATGCCTTCACCCGGGACCCCGGGGCGATCGGCGGCTACTGGAAGGCGCGCAAGGCGTTCGTGACGGCGGTGGGCGGCTCCCGGCCGCCCGGGACGACGCTGATCACCGAGGACTTCGCGGTGCCGCCCGCCCGGCTCGCCGAGGCCGGTACGGCCCTGCTGGAACTCCAGTCGCGGCACGGTTTCGACGCGGCCGTCGCGGGCCACGCCGCACACGGCAATCTGCACTTCCTGCTCGCCTTCGACGCGGCGGAACCGGCCGAGGTGGCGCGCTACGCCGCGTTCATGGACGAGTTCTGCCGGCTGACCGTCGAGCGCTTCGACGGCTCGCTGAAGGCCGAGCACGCCACCGGCCGGAACATCGCGCCGTTCCTGGAGCTCGAATGGGGCGAGCGGGCAACGGAGTTGATGTGGCGGATCAAGGAGACCGTGGACCCGCACGGCATCCTGGCGCCGCGGGTGCTGCTGGACCGCGATCCGCGGGCGCATCTGCGCGGGCTGAAGACCATCCCCCGGGTCGAGGCCCGCGCCGACCCGTGCATCGAATGCGGCTTCTGCGAACCGGCCTGCCCCAGTGGCGACCTGACCACCACTCCCCGCCAACGGATCGTGCTGCGCCGCGAGATGCTGCGCCAGCCGGCCGGCTCCCCCGTCACCACCGCGCTGCTGGACGCGTACGGCTATGACGCGGTGGACACCTGCGCCGGCGACTCGCTCTGCCAACTGGCGTGCCCGGTGGGGATCGACACCGGTGCGCTGATGAAGGAGTTCCGGCACCGGCGCCACACCTCGCGCGAGGAGTGGGCCGCCGCGCAGTCCGCCCGGCAGTTCAAGGCCGTCGAGAAGGCGGCGCGGCTGGCGGTGGCCGCCGCCGACCGGGTCGGCGACCGGCTGCTGAGGTCGCTGACCGGCGCGGCCCGTAAGGCCGTGCGCCCCGACCTGGTGCCCGAGTGGCTGCCGCGGATTCCCGGCGCGGCGCCCCGTACCCGGCCCGTGACCCGGCGGGCGGGGGCGGCAGCGGTCTACTACCCGGCGTGTGTGAACCGGATCTTCGGGCCGCCCGCCGGGTTCGACGGGCCGTCGCTGCCCGAGGCGGTGGTGGCGGTGTCCCGGCGGGCGGGCCGGCCGGTGTGGATTCCGCCGGACGTGGCCGGGACCTGCTGCGCCACGATCTGGCAGTCCAAGGGGTACCGGAGCGGCACCGAGGTGATGGCCAACCGGATCGTCGAGGCGGCCTGGGGGTGGACGGCGGGCGGCCTGCTGCCTCTGGTGGTGGACGCGTCCTCGTGCACCCTGGGCCTCGCCCATGAGGTCGTGCCGTATCTGACGCCCGGCAATCGCGCGCTGCACCAGGAGCTGACCGTCGTCGACTCGGTCGTCTGGGCGGCCGAGGAGCTGCTGCCCCGTCTGGAGACGGTCCGCACGGTCGGCTCGGCGGTGCTCCATCCCACCTGCGCCATGGAGCACTTGGGCGACGGGACAGCGCTGCGACGGGTCGCCGAGGCCTGTGCGCGGGAGGTCGTGGTGCCGGATGACGTGGGCTGCTGTGCGTTCGCCGGGGACCGCGGGATGCTGCACAGGGAGCTGACCGAGTCGGCCACCGCGAAGGAGGCGGCCGAGGTGACCGCCCGGCACTTCGACGCGCATCTGTCGGCGAACCGGATGTGCGAGGTCGGGATGGACCATGCGACGGCGGGCCGGGGCTATTACTCGGTCCTCCAGGCGCTGGAGAGGGCCACCCGGCCCGCTTGA
- a CDS encoding alpha-amylase, whose protein sequence is MQQRSRVPVRALAGVLAAAGLATFAPWPSQAAPPGERTVTATLFEWKYADVAQACTDQLGPAGYGYVEVSPASEHIQGDQWWTSYQPVSYKIAGRLGDRTAFASMVSACHDAGVKVIADAVINHMAAGSGTGTGGTQYTKYDYPGTYQDQDFHGCRKSISDYGDRDDVQTCELVGLADLDTGRDQVRATIAKYLDDLRSLGVDGLRADAAKHIPASDLAAIKGTMRAPGYWVQEVIHGAGEAVRPEEYTGNGDVDEFRYGSHLKSAFQGGNLAQLKTIADGKLGSDKARTFVDNWDTERNGSTLTYKDGAAYTLANVFMLASPYGAPNVYSGYEWSDKDAGPPGGSDGWTRQHAKQAITGMVGFRNAVGAAELTDWWDNGGSAIAFARDGKGFVALNNGDGELTQTFATSLPAGTYCNVVAAKPSACDGHTVTVGDDGKARLSVPAKGAVALHLTR, encoded by the coding sequence ATGCAGCAACGTTCCCGTGTGCCGGTCCGGGCGCTGGCCGGAGTACTGGCCGCGGCCGGCCTCGCCACCTTCGCCCCGTGGCCCTCCCAGGCCGCCCCACCCGGCGAAAGGACCGTCACCGCCACGCTGTTCGAGTGGAAGTACGCGGACGTCGCCCAGGCATGCACCGATCAGCTCGGCCCGGCCGGCTACGGCTATGTCGAGGTCTCACCCGCCTCCGAGCACATCCAGGGCGACCAGTGGTGGACCTCCTACCAACCCGTCAGCTACAAGATTGCCGGACGGCTCGGCGACCGGACCGCGTTCGCCTCGATGGTCAGCGCCTGCCACGACGCGGGCGTCAAGGTCATCGCCGACGCCGTCATCAACCACATGGCGGCCGGATCCGGTACGGGCACCGGCGGCACCCAGTACACCAAGTACGACTACCCCGGCACCTACCAGGACCAGGACTTCCACGGCTGCCGCAAGAGCATCTCCGACTACGGCGACCGCGACGACGTCCAGACCTGCGAACTGGTGGGCCTCGCCGACCTCGACACCGGCCGCGACCAGGTCCGCGCCACCATCGCCAAGTACCTCGACGATCTGCGGTCGCTGGGCGTGGACGGCCTCCGGGCGGACGCCGCCAAGCACATCCCGGCCTCCGACCTCGCCGCCATCAAGGGCACGATGCGCGCCCCCGGCTACTGGGTGCAGGAGGTCATCCACGGCGCCGGTGAGGCGGTGCGGCCCGAGGAGTACACCGGCAACGGCGATGTCGATGAATTCCGTTACGGCAGCCATCTCAAGAGCGCCTTCCAGGGCGGCAACCTCGCTCAGCTCAAGACCATCGCGGACGGCAAGCTCGGCAGCGACAAGGCCCGTACCTTCGTCGACAACTGGGACACCGAGCGCAACGGCTCGACGCTCACCTACAAGGACGGCGCCGCCTACACACTGGCCAACGTCTTCATGCTCGCCTCGCCCTACGGGGCGCCGAACGTCTACTCCGGCTATGAATGGTCCGACAAGGACGCCGGACCGCCCGGCGGCAGCGACGGCTGGACCCGTCAGCACGCCAAGCAGGCGATCACCGGGATGGTCGGTTTCCGCAATGCGGTGGGCGCGGCGGAGCTGACCGACTGGTGGGACAACGGCGGCAGCGCGATCGCCTTCGCCCGGGATGGCAAGGGGTTCGTCGCCCTCAACAACGGTGACGGGGAGCTGACACAGACCTTCGCCACCTCGCTGCCCGCCGGTACGTACTGCAATGTCGTGGCGGCCAAGCCGTCCGCGTGCGACGGCCACACCGTCACCGTGGGGGACGACGGGAAGGCCCGGCTCTCCGTCCCCGCCAAGGGAGCGGTGGCGCTGCACCTCACGCGCTGA